The sequence GCCATTTTACGCATGTGCCGACCTGCCTGCATCAACACAGGCACAGTGTGTCCCCTGCAAAAACGGCCCCTCCCGCAGGGAGAGGCCGTCGCTGATCATCTCGGTTGCAGAAAGAGCGGCTCAGTACCCCCGCTTCGCACCCGTCCAGCTCTTCGCCCCGAACACCCGCGGGCCGCGCGTCGCCGCGTCGCCCCGCACGATGTCAGAATTCGCCGGCACCGCGTCCAGCGGCTGGTCGAAGCCGAAGCTCCGGCGCGGCTTGCCGTTCTGGTGGGCCGCCTTCATAGCAGGGGCCTTGGCCGGCTTGCCGCCCTTCTGGTGAAAGGGCTGCGTGGAGATTCGGTCGTTGTGCCGGTGGCCCTGGTTGTGGCGTGCGTCCTCGAACCTGCCCTCGCGACCCTCGCGGGGCTCGGGCTTCCACTCGACCTTCGGCAGGTCGGGGGTCTCGGACACGGGCACCTTCTTGCCCAGCAGCTTCTCGATGTCGCGCAGCAGCCCGCGCTCCTCGTGGTCACAGAAGGAGATCGCCTTGCCGCTGGCGCCCGCGCGGGCCGTGCGGCCGATGCGGTGCACGTAGGCCTCAGGCTCCATGGGCAGGTCGTAGTTGATCACGTGGGTCACGTCGTCGATGTCCAGGCCGCGGGCCGCGACGTCGGTCGCCACCAGCACACGGGCCTTGCCGCTGCGGAAGCAGTCCAGGGCGCGCTTGCGGGCGTTCTGGGCCTTGTTGCCGTGGATGGTCTCGGCGTTGATGCCCGACTGGCCCAGTCGCTTGCCCAGCTTCTCGGCCCCGTGCTTGGTCTTGGAGAAGACCACCACGCGGGACGCCGTGCCGTCCTTGAGCAGCAGCTCCAGCAGGCTGAACTTCTGCATGCGGGGCACGAAGAACAGGCTCTGGTCGATCTTGTCCGCCGTGCGCTGCTGCGGCGCCACCGACACCTTCGTGGGGTTGGTGAGCAGCGAGTCCGCCAGCTCCATGATCGAGCCCGGCATCGTGGCCGAGAACAGCAGCGTCTGCCGCTGCTTGGGGATCTCGCGGGCGATCTGCCGGATGGGGTTGATGAAGCCCATGTCCAGCATGCGGTCGGCCTCGTCGAGCACGAAGAACTTCACCTCGCGCAGGTCGACCAGCCGCTGCTCCATCAGGTCGATGAGGCGGCCGGGGGTCGCGACGATGATGTCAACGCCGCGCCGCAGGGCCTTCTCCTGGTGGTACTGGCTGACGCCGCCGAAGATGACGGTGTGCACCAGGCCGCTCTCGGCGCCGTAGCGGGCGA is a genomic window of Phycisphaerales bacterium containing:
- a CDS encoding DEAD/DEAH box helicase; translation: MLFADISLSPVLLRALAQEGYTAPTPIQAQSIPVALTGKDVLGCAQTGTGKTAAFVLPILHRLMATPADKTRTGPAKARALILSPTRELASQIGESIARYGAESGLVHTVIFGGVSQYHQEKALRRGVDIIVATPGRLIDLMEQRLVDLREVKFFVLDEADRMLDMGFINPIRQIAREIPKQRQTLLFSATMPGSIMELADSLLTNPTKVSVAPQQRTADKIDQSLFFVPRMQKFSLLELLLKDGTASRVVVFSKTKHGAEKLGKRLGQSGINAETIHGNKAQNARKRALDCFRSGKARVLVATDVAARGLDIDDVTHVINYDLPMEPEAYVHRIGRTARAGASGKAISFCDHEERGLLRDIEKLLGKKVPVSETPDLPKVEWKPEPREGREGRFEDARHNQGHRHNDRISTQPFHQKGGKPAKAPAMKAAHQNGKPRRSFGFDQPLDAVPANSDIVRGDAATRGPRVFGAKSWTGAKRGY